A genomic region of Leptolyngbya sp. NIES-2104 contains the following coding sequences:
- a CDS encoding type II toxin-antitoxin system RelE/ParE family toxin, translating to MSQVSWLESALSDIQRHIETLQKSAPDAVDEFAEVIIHAGNSLETFPKRYPVVRQNSVIRKMPVPFGKYGYCLYYVVSDDDVLILQVMHGRESSPY from the coding sequence ATGTCCCAAGTCAGTTGGCTAGAGTCAGCACTCAGTGATATTCAGCGGCATATTGAAACCTTACAAAAATCCGCTCCTGATGCAGTTGATGAATTCGCTGAGGTCATCATCCACGCTGGGAATAGCCTTGAAACTTTTCCAAAGCGCTATCCTGTTGTGCGTCAGAATTCGGTGATTAGGAAAATGCCTGTTCCATTTGGCAAATATGGTTATTGTCTCTACTATGTGGTGAGTGACGATGACGTTTTGATTCTGCAAGTGATGCACGGGAGAGAATCTAGTCCCTACTAG
- a CDS encoding SRPBCC family protein: MVLPKRYCCISDNSGADILSKVLNVPADKVWSIVRDFGALPKWFPFVIFQTCLDELERLLR; encoded by the coding sequence ATGGTCTTGCCCAAGCGGTACTGCTGTATCTCCGACAACAGCGGAGCGGACATCTTGAGCAAGGTACTCAACGTTCCCGCCGACAAGGTTTGGAGCATCGTGCGGGACTTCGGAGCACTGCCAAAGTGGTTCCCGTTCGTCATCTTCCAGACCTGCCTTGATGAACTGGAGCGGCTTTTAAGATAG
- a CDS encoding precorrin-8X methylmutase: MEWHPTDAQSLAIIDREVGDHALSPAEYEIVRRAIYATADFDYKSLIHFSDLALQSGAAALAARTTIIVDVPMVQVGINTNIQNTFANPIYCSMETITRPQKEKTRAAWGIETLARRYPEGIFVVGQSQTALMTLATLIKSEEIKPTLVVATPSGFLDVETAKSRLSDSLVPHIRTGGRKGSAVVAAAIVNALVDLAWQAYGGTNAG, from the coding sequence ATGGAATGGCACCCGACCGACGCACAAAGTTTGGCAATCATCGATCGAGAAGTGGGCGATCATGCGCTATCTCCCGCTGAATACGAAATCGTTCGTCGTGCAATCTATGCAACCGCAGACTTCGATTACAAATCCCTCATTCATTTCTCGGATTTAGCGCTGCAATCGGGCGCGGCAGCCCTCGCAGCCCGAACCACGATTATCGTCGATGTGCCCATGGTTCAAGTTGGCATCAATACGAACATTCAAAACACGTTCGCCAATCCAATTTATTGCAGCATGGAGACGATCACTCGTCCTCAGAAAGAAAAAACCCGTGCAGCTTGGGGAATCGAAACGCTGGCAAGACGCTATCCCGAAGGCATCTTTGTAGTCGGACAATCTCAAACCGCATTGATGACGCTGGCAACCCTGATTAAATCAGAGGAAATCAAACCGACTTTAGTCGTAGCGACTCCCTCTGGATTCCTCGATGTCGAAACAGCGAAATCGCGATTAAGTGATTCTTTAGTGCCGCATATTCGGACTGGAGGCAGAAAAGGAAGTGCAGTTGTAGCCGCCGCGATCGTCAATGCACTCGTTGATTTAGCATGGCAAGCTTACGGCGGAACGAATGCAGGCTAA
- the hisS gene encoding histidine--tRNA ligase gives MGIQAVRGTRDVLPGEIENWQRIEAIAREILARAAYQEIRTPILEYTELFQRGIGEATDVVGKEMYTFTDKGDRSLTLRPEGTAGVVRSLIENGLHTQGLQRLWYTGAMFRYENPQAGRQRQFHQLGVEVLGSGDVRADAEAIAIATDILQAIGLKDLTLQLNSIGNADDRQKYRTALVEFLTPFKDKLDPDSQTRLTKNPLRILDSKNAQTQAILENAPSVLDYLSSESKERFDRVQSLLQDLGISCNINPRLVRGLDYYTHTVFEIQSDNLGAQATVCAGGRYDGLVSQLGGPETPAIGWAMGLERLVILLQQLEQNRQSTVDFYVVSRGEKAEAQALKLAQLMRRNGFATELDMTGSAFGKQFKRADRSGAKACLILGDAEAENGTVQIKWLKSGEQSAIAQSELLNDIDRLRQQLSES, from the coding sequence ATGGGTATTCAAGCGGTTCGCGGGACACGGGATGTTCTGCCGGGAGAGATTGAAAACTGGCAACGAATTGAAGCGATCGCTCGTGAAATATTGGCACGTGCAGCTTATCAAGAAATTCGGACTCCGATTCTGGAGTATACAGAATTGTTTCAACGCGGCATCGGAGAAGCGACCGATGTGGTGGGGAAAGAGATGTATACGTTCACGGATAAAGGCGATCGCTCTTTAACGCTGCGACCTGAAGGAACGGCGGGAGTTGTGCGATCGCTCATCGAGAATGGACTGCACACTCAAGGGCTTCAGCGATTGTGGTACACGGGTGCCATGTTTCGCTACGAGAATCCACAAGCAGGACGACAACGACAGTTCCATCAGTTAGGGGTGGAAGTGTTAGGCAGCGGAGATGTGAGAGCCGACGCAGAAGCGATCGCGATTGCAACTGATATTCTGCAAGCGATCGGATTAAAGGATCTGACGTTGCAATTGAACTCGATCGGGAATGCAGACGATCGCCAAAAATACCGAACCGCACTAGTTGAATTTCTCACCCCGTTCAAAGACAAACTTGATCCGGATTCTCAAACGCGATTAACGAAAAATCCGCTGAGAATCCTCGACTCTAAGAATGCACAAACACAGGCAATTTTGGAGAATGCACCGAGCGTTTTAGATTACCTGAGTTCAGAATCGAAAGAGAGATTCGATCGCGTTCAGTCCCTTCTACAAGATTTGGGAATTTCTTGCAATATCAATCCCCGATTAGTTCGAGGTTTGGACTACTACACACACACTGTATTTGAAATTCAATCGGATAACTTAGGCGCACAGGCGACCGTGTGCGCGGGTGGTCGGTATGACGGATTAGTGTCGCAGTTAGGCGGACCGGAGACACCTGCGATCGGGTGGGCAATGGGATTAGAACGATTGGTAATTTTGCTACAACAACTAGAGCAAAATCGTCAGAGTACAGTTGATTTCTATGTTGTCTCTCGTGGAGAAAAGGCAGAAGCACAAGCCTTGAAACTCGCTCAATTGATGCGGCGAAATGGATTTGCAACTGAGTTAGATATGACCGGAAGTGCATTTGGTAAGCAGTTCAAACGGGCGGATCGCTCTGGGGCAAAGGCTTGTTTGATTTTGGGGGATGCAGAAGCAGAGAATGGAACCGTGCAGATTAAATGGTTGAAGAGTGGGGAACAAAGTGCGATCGCACAATCAGAACTGTTGAACGATATCGATCGACTCAGACAGCAACTCTCTGAGAGCTAG
- a CDS encoding Atu4866 domain-containing protein, whose protein sequence is MKTQLMLNTLAVTIGLGAFALISCTPQSTAEAPAPESSVEASATESPSVAPSPQTSSNRQTMNQNQASTEASQPTNPYVGMWVTKDGYIRHELLPNNRYDEARGDRESAYQGRYELTGNRINYWDDTGFTADGEFRDGVLYHGGYVFYRKR, encoded by the coding sequence ATGAAAACACAATTGATGCTCAACACATTAGCAGTGACGATCGGTTTGGGAGCTTTTGCATTGATAAGCTGTACTCCTCAATCGACGGCAGAAGCACCCGCGCCAGAGTCCTCCGTAGAAGCTTCTGCCACTGAATCTCCGTCAGTTGCTCCATCTCCTCAAACCTCTAGTAATCGCCAAACTATGAATCAAAATCAAGCTAGCACGGAAGCCTCCCAACCCACTAACCCTTACGTTGGAATGTGGGTCACGAAAGATGGTTATATCCGCCACGAACTTCTACCGAATAACCGTTACGACGAAGCTCGCGGTGACAGAGAGAGCGCGTATCAGGGACGCTATGAACTAACAGGAAATCGCATTAATTACTGGGACGATACCGGATTTACTGCGGATGGCGAGTTTCGTGACGGCGTACTTTATCACGGCGGCTATGTTTTTTACCGAAAAAGATGA
- a CDS encoding cytosine deaminase translates to MIFDARHYWIRNAHVPASIVVNGNKWTSRNGRNDNLLHVDLEIVDGAISAILAAGTYENYASPSIDLQGGMVWACFVDLHTHLDKGHIWGRASNSDGTFDSALMAVKKDSQKNWNAEDVYRRMEFGLKCSYAHGTKAIRTHLDSAGKQGSISFEVFRELRKKWADRMILQAVCLVSLDYFLTPEGEKLADLVAESDGILGGVTFINPEIDQQIDRVFSMAKERKLNLDFHADENDDPDSDTLRRVAETAIRQKYRGKTVCGHCCSLAVQEESEAESTIALVKKAGIGIVSLPMCNLYLQGRRPGKTPRWRGVTLLHELKQAKVPVAIASDNCRDPFHAYGDHDALEVFSQSVKIAQLDHPFGDWASAITSTPADLMGLPNVGRIGVGLPADLVLFKGRNYRELLSRSQHDRIVLRDGKAIDTTLPSYAELDDLLEK, encoded by the coding sequence ATGATTTTCGATGCGCGACACTACTGGATTAGAAATGCTCATGTGCCTGCTTCGATCGTGGTGAATGGAAATAAGTGGACATCGCGCAATGGTCGAAATGACAATTTGTTGCACGTTGATTTAGAAATTGTCGATGGCGCGATTAGTGCAATTTTGGCAGCAGGAACGTATGAGAATTATGCGTCGCCATCGATCGATTTACAGGGTGGGATGGTTTGGGCGTGTTTTGTAGACTTGCACACGCATTTAGATAAAGGTCATATTTGGGGACGCGCCTCGAATTCTGATGGAACGTTTGACAGCGCATTGATGGCGGTGAAGAAAGATTCTCAGAAGAATTGGAATGCGGAAGATGTGTATCGCCGGATGGAGTTCGGTTTGAAATGTAGTTATGCTCACGGAACGAAAGCGATTCGGACACATTTAGATTCGGCAGGGAAACAAGGCTCGATTAGTTTTGAAGTGTTTCGGGAACTGAGAAAAAAATGGGCAGATCGAATGATTTTGCAAGCGGTTTGTTTAGTTTCATTAGATTATTTTCTAACACCTGAAGGAGAGAAACTTGCTGATTTAGTTGCAGAATCAGACGGAATTTTAGGCGGCGTGACGTTTATTAATCCAGAAATTGATCAGCAAATCGATCGCGTTTTTTCAATGGCAAAAGAACGGAAATTAAATCTAGATTTTCATGCGGATGAAAACGACGATCCAGACTCTGATACATTGCGTCGAGTTGCGGAAACTGCGATTCGCCAAAAATATCGAGGTAAAACGGTTTGCGGGCATTGTTGTAGTTTGGCAGTTCAAGAAGAAAGCGAGGCAGAAAGCACGATCGCACTCGTGAAAAAAGCGGGAATCGGCATCGTTAGCTTACCGATGTGCAATCTTTATCTGCAAGGGAGACGACCGGGAAAAACTCCGAGATGGCGCGGTGTGACGTTATTACATGAGTTAAAGCAAGCTAAGGTTCCGGTGGCGATCGCGTCTGATAACTGCCGCGATCCGTTTCATGCTTATGGCGATCACGATGCGCTAGAAGTGTTTAGCCAATCAGTGAAAATTGCTCAGTTAGATCATCCGTTTGGGGATTGGGCAAGTGCGATTACGTCCACGCCTGCGGATTTGATGGGTTTACCGAATGTGGGGCGAATTGGGGTGGGATTGCCTGCGGATTTGGTGTTGTTTAAGGGGCGAAACTATCGGGAATTGTTATCACGATCGCAGCACGATCGCATTGTGTTGAGAGATGGAAAAGCGATCGATACAACCTTGCCAAGTTACGCTGAATTAGATGATTTACTGGAAAAGTAG
- a CDS encoding SDR family oxidoreductase: MTTQEKTKKVVLITGASSGIGEATARLLARQGLQVVLGARRTDRLETIVSEIRDKGGAAEYRTLDVTSLEDMQAFVEFAKDKFGHLDVLVNNAGLMPLSKLEVLKVDEWNRMIDVNIRGVLHGIAAALPTFKQQQSGQFMNLSSIGGHNVYPTAAVYCATKFAVWAISEGLRQESPDIRVTVISPGNTESELVNTISDAEAAQWVEEFRGSAIPADAIARAIAFAIEQPADVDVNEIIVRPIGQSG; the protein is encoded by the coding sequence ATGACTACCCAGGAAAAGACCAAGAAGGTTGTGCTGATTACGGGTGCAAGCAGCGGCATTGGTGAAGCTACCGCTCGTCTGCTCGCTCGTCAAGGTTTACAGGTCGTGTTGGGGGCACGTCGTACCGATCGACTCGAAACGATCGTATCTGAAATTCGCGACAAAGGGGGCGCAGCAGAGTACCGCACCCTAGATGTGACCAGCCTTGAAGACATGCAAGCCTTTGTCGAATTTGCCAAGGATAAGTTTGGTCACCTTGATGTGTTGGTGAACAATGCAGGCTTGATGCCGCTCTCTAAGCTAGAAGTGTTGAAGGTTGATGAATGGAACCGGATGATCGATGTCAACATTCGCGGTGTACTCCACGGTATCGCTGCTGCCCTTCCCACCTTTAAGCAGCAGCAATCCGGGCAGTTTATGAATCTATCCTCGATCGGGGGGCACAACGTGTACCCGACAGCCGCCGTGTACTGCGCGACTAAGTTTGCGGTTTGGGCAATCTCCGAGGGACTGCGGCAGGAATCGCCGGATATTCGGGTGACGGTGATCTCCCCTGGAAACACCGAATCTGAACTAGTTAACACCATTAGCGATGCTGAAGCGGCACAGTGGGTGGAGGAATTTCGAGGGTCAGCTATTCCAGCAGACGCGATCGCCCGTGCCATTGCCTTTGCGATCGAGCAACCCGCAGACGTGGATGTGAATGAGATCATTGTTCGACCGATCGGACAGAGCGGCTAA
- a CDS encoding AraC family transcriptional regulator: MTNSLLKPSELNQRLQRTLTLSSRQMGWNGILVEQHDYTSTPGKIEKIELPALSDHWLILPKGHPTYLSQKSDNRWHESIFQEGDSLLVPAEQLSYWCCPGSEAIQTELNIHLQPKLVEQVAEASEINTTRVNLVNHFGQQDLNLQQIAMLLLAEVKSGGMMGRLYVESLSQALIIHLLRHYSEDAPIIAPENRSLTHIQLQQAIDYIHTHLDQDLSLAELSNVVNISPTYFANLFKQAIGISPHQYVIQQRVEQAKVMLSKTDLAIADIALQVGFSSQSHLTQQFKRITGMTPKQFR; this comes from the coding sequence ATGACAAACTCCCTTCTTAAACCCAGTGAGCTGAACCAACGACTCCAAAGAACGCTGACCTTATCCAGTCGGCAGATGGGCTGGAATGGCATTTTAGTTGAGCAGCATGACTATACTTCAACTCCTGGCAAAATAGAGAAAATAGAACTGCCTGCTCTGTCCGATCATTGGCTAATCTTACCGAAGGGGCATCCCACTTATCTAAGCCAGAAGTCCGACAATCGCTGGCACGAATCAATCTTTCAAGAAGGAGATAGCCTCTTGGTTCCGGCTGAGCAGTTGAGCTACTGGTGTTGTCCAGGCAGTGAGGCTATCCAAACGGAACTCAACATTCATTTGCAGCCAAAGCTGGTTGAACAAGTTGCTGAAGCGTCTGAAATCAATACAACGCGGGTCAATCTGGTCAACCATTTCGGTCAGCAAGACTTGAATCTTCAGCAGATTGCCATGCTACTTTTAGCAGAGGTAAAATCCGGTGGCATGATGGGGCGATTATATGTTGAATCCTTGTCTCAAGCATTAATCATTCATCTCTTGCGGCATTATTCTGAGGATGCGCCCATCATTGCACCTGAGAATAGAAGCTTAACTCATATCCAGTTGCAGCAAGCGATCGACTACATTCACACTCATCTCGATCAAGATTTGTCATTGGCTGAACTGTCAAACGTCGTTAATATCAGCCCCACTTACTTTGCCAATTTGTTTAAACAAGCAATCGGAATCTCGCCGCATCAGTATGTGATTCAACAGCGAGTGGAACAGGCAAAAGTGATGCTGTCGAAAACAGATTTGGCGATCGCAGACATCGCCCTGCAAGTCGGCTTCTCCAGCCAAAGTCATTTGACACAACAGTTTAAGCGAATTACTGGAATGACACCAAAGCAGTTTCGCTAA
- a CDS encoding AraC family transcriptional regulator — MTIDTLSHKSTIDKCEELAALVARHTDNQGNGAHATAIDFLIFMRECNPATAIQTVSEPLLSIVVQGKKEVLLNEKTYRYSVAQYLVVSVDLPLSGRVLEATSNQPYLGFKLKLDPAKLSEIIAQTSLETTQKESVRGWFISDADPPLIDCALRLTQLLDTPQNISFLAPLIIREIYYRLLIGEQGEAVRQIATAGSNMQRIAEVIKQIKTDFAKPLRVEELAEQANMSAASFHRHFKAVTSMSPLQYQKQLRLLTARQIMLAENADATQAAYQVGYESTSQFSREYARMFGAPPIRDIERLRVA, encoded by the coding sequence ATGACGATTGACACACTCAGCCACAAGAGCACGATCGATAAATGTGAAGAACTAGCGGCATTGGTCGCTCGGCACACTGACAACCAGGGAAACGGTGCCCATGCCACTGCGATCGATTTCCTGATCTTCATGCGAGAATGCAATCCTGCCACCGCAATCCAGACGGTTAGCGAACCGCTTCTCAGCATTGTGGTGCAGGGCAAAAAAGAAGTGTTGCTGAATGAGAAAACCTATCGGTACAGTGTTGCCCAGTATCTAGTCGTGTCAGTGGATTTGCCCCTGAGTGGACGTGTGCTAGAGGCGACCTCCAATCAGCCCTATCTGGGATTTAAGCTAAAGTTAGACCCAGCCAAACTCAGTGAGATTATTGCTCAAACGAGCCTAGAAACCACTCAAAAAGAATCAGTGAGAGGCTGGTTCATCAGTGATGCCGATCCACCGTTGATTGATTGTGCCCTCCGACTGACACAGCTTTTGGATACACCGCAGAATATCTCGTTTCTTGCACCGCTGATCATCCGCGAAATCTATTACCGTCTGCTGATAGGAGAACAAGGAGAGGCGGTGCGTCAGATTGCCACCGCTGGCAGCAATATGCAGCGGATCGCTGAAGTCATCAAACAAATCAAAACCGATTTTGCAAAGCCGCTCCGGGTTGAGGAGTTGGCAGAGCAAGCGAACATGTCTGCTGCATCATTCCACCGTCACTTCAAAGCAGTCACCTCGATGAGTCCGCTGCAATATCAAAAACAACTGAGGCTATTAACAGCGCGGCAGATCATGCTGGCTGAGAATGCTGATGCAACTCAGGCTGCTTATCAAGTGGGGTATGAGAGTACCTCACAGTTCAGCCGCGAATATGCCCGCATGTTTGGTGCACCGCCCATTCGGGACATTGAACGGTTACGGGTCGCTTGA